One genomic region from Nitrospira sp. encodes:
- a CDS encoding flagellar hook-length control protein FliK codes for MSPLPTEADAQAGPIVKDDLQAVVSGADTKTVVANVETHAASSGPEIGRSRPQSDGLSRGASNLNSSPVPNDGGIDRPMNDAARIAEGVALVRPASSHSEGHAPPRGDKENLEPKAEAMLLVEDPPQSVSGDGNGESKVSAALLRGHQSSFDVTKYFVELRTGQNGSPHDQAQTELSQPAVGEHQVTGGQSTAATMVGAHGGVGSNPPPPPTASFVSHAQPAMPSNDPGDKSAHVMARSVVFNVAQPDLGHLSIRVAMTNDVVHTHLSADRPEVGQFLINGQDRLQAAFQANGLDMGQFRVDIDRQSAGRSFHHGPSQEQGQTWDQGSQGMKWGQSPDRQDEPRVPLHGLLNLVA; via the coding sequence ATGTCGCCGCTGCCTACGGAAGCCGATGCTCAAGCAGGTCCGATCGTGAAAGATGATCTGCAAGCCGTTGTCAGTGGCGCTGATACAAAGACCGTGGTTGCTAATGTGGAAACTCATGCTGCTTCCTCGGGACCGGAGATAGGACGATCTCGTCCACAGTCCGACGGTCTTTCTCGAGGAGCGTCCAATCTAAACTCAAGTCCGGTGCCGAACGATGGAGGGATTGACCGTCCGATGAATGATGCTGCTCGGATTGCGGAGGGAGTCGCGCTTGTACGTCCCGCTTCTTCACATTCCGAGGGCCATGCACCACCGCGCGGTGACAAGGAAAACTTAGAACCGAAGGCGGAGGCCATGTTGTTGGTTGAAGATCCTCCGCAATCCGTCAGCGGTGATGGAAACGGTGAATCGAAGGTCAGTGCGGCCTTACTGCGTGGCCATCAATCGAGCTTTGATGTGACGAAATACTTCGTCGAATTGAGGACCGGGCAAAACGGCTCTCCGCATGATCAAGCTCAGACTGAGTTATCGCAGCCAGCGGTTGGTGAGCACCAAGTGACGGGCGGACAATCTACAGCGGCGACCATGGTTGGAGCTCACGGAGGCGTCGGTTCCAATCCGCCACCGCCTCCCACTGCCTCGTTCGTGAGTCATGCGCAACCTGCCATGCCCAGCAACGATCCCGGAGATAAATCTGCACACGTAATGGCGCGGTCAGTCGTGTTTAATGTGGCACAGCCAGACCTGGGTCATCTGAGCATTCGTGTGGCAATGACGAACGATGTGGTGCATACACATTTATCAGCCGACAGGCCTGAAGTTGGGCAATTCCTCATCAACGGACAGGACCGTCTTCAGGCGGCGTTTCAAGCGAACGGATTGGACATGGGACAATTCCGCGTGGATATCGATCGTCAGAGTGCCGGTCGTTCCTTCCACCATGGCCCTTCTCAGGAACAAGGACAGACCTGGGATCAGGGCTCGCAAGGGATGAAATGGGGGCAGAGTCCGGACCGACAGGACGAACCGCGCGTACCGCTCCATGGCCTATTGAATTTGGTGGCGTAG
- a CDS encoding flagellar hook assembly protein FlgD yields the protein MVDVSQLTSTGTPPTPEKTGPRQLGQDDFLKLLVTQLKNQDPLKPTDNTEFISQLAQFSQLEQTAKQAQLLQKSLDAQTASLQFTLLPMIGRTITIGQTMVQLADGPAQFGYTLDKNAAKVLVSIQDQQGQIVRSLEYRDRPAGPHTAEWDGMNQNGSLMPKGMYRYVISAMDSEGKPVGVEGRATLTVSGIRMEEGQAKLLVGDLAIDPSDIVEMR from the coding sequence ATGGTTGATGTATCTCAACTCACCTCGACTGGAACTCCTCCGACGCCGGAAAAAACAGGACCCCGACAGTTGGGGCAGGACGATTTTCTCAAATTGCTCGTCACGCAATTAAAGAACCAGGATCCCTTGAAGCCCACCGACAATACCGAATTTATCTCGCAGCTCGCACAATTCAGCCAGTTGGAACAGACCGCGAAACAGGCGCAGCTGCTTCAGAAGAGCCTCGATGCGCAGACCGCCTCGTTGCAGTTCACGTTGCTGCCCATGATCGGCCGCACGATCACCATCGGGCAAACGATGGTGCAACTCGCCGATGGTCCCGCTCAATTCGGGTACACATTGGACAAGAATGCCGCAAAAGTTCTGGTCAGTATTCAGGATCAACAGGGGCAAATCGTGCGGAGTCTGGAATACCGCGATCGACCGGCAGGACCGCATACGGCCGAGTGGGATGGAATGAACCAGAATGGAAGTCTTATGCCCAAGGGGATGTACCGCTATGTTATCTCCGCCATGGATTCGGAAGGAAAGCCTGTGGGTGTGGAAGGGCGTGCAACGCTCACTGTTTCCGGCATACGTATGGAAGAGGGGCAAGCCAAACTCCTTGTCGGTGATTTGGCCATCGATCCGTCCGATATCGTCGAGATGCGATAA